In one Verrucomicrobiia bacterium genomic region, the following are encoded:
- a CDS encoding PIN domain-containing protein gives MPKSVYWDACVFHALFGSEKGRVDACMRIEKAAQAGDVRIYTSAATFVECVWVKTITDPTGKLNKLSPEHEQILSEYFERSYIIPINCDRNIAEAARKLLWKHSRLKPKDAIHLASAIAQQVDFMHSYDNDDLVKLDGTLGLPIKICVPGNGDGFGPQPTQSELNPST, from the coding sequence ATGCCAAAATCGGTTTACTGGGATGCTTGTGTTTTTCATGCCCTTTTCGGCAGCGAAAAGGGAAGGGTGGATGCCTGTATGCGCATTGAGAAGGCTGCTCAGGCAGGGGATGTCAGAATTTATACTTCCGCCGCGACATTCGTTGAATGCGTTTGGGTAAAAACTATTACCGATCCAACGGGAAAATTAAACAAGCTTTCGCCCGAGCATGAACAGATTTTGAGTGAATATTTTGAGCGCAGTTACATTATTCCGATCAATTGCGACCGAAACATCGCCGAAGCTGCCAGAAAACTGCTTTGGAAACATTCCAGGCTGAAGCCAAAAGATGCAATCCACCTTGCTAGCGCAATAGCTCAACAAGTGGATTTTATGCATTCGTACGACAACGATGATCTGGTAAAGTTGGACGGCACGCTCGGTTTGCCAATCAAAATCTGCGTTCCGGGCAATGGGGATGGGTTCGGCCCTCAACCAACCCAATCGGAACTAAATCCAAGTACCTAA
- a CDS encoding RNA polymerase sigma factor produces MDDLIKLVRTYRVTAGLAERLRLAEAIFRLIAPDLRAFVFSAIVPQAAEDVSQEVLISIAASLKKFEGNSNGQFWEWCYMIARRRIYDHIQKRDRDRLLPMPHDEILDLLDASAQVAPLTAADRHDLEYALNLLDSSKPECRGYLWNHYVIGFDYGEIAEEQNLNYDNVRMKIGRCLEEAKSLVS; encoded by the coding sequence ATGGACGACCTGATTAAACTTGTCCGCACCTACCGGGTGACGGCGGGACTGGCTGAACGGCTGCGGCTGGCGGAAGCCATCTTCCGCCTGATTGCACCAGATTTACGCGCTTTCGTATTCAGCGCCATCGTGCCGCAAGCCGCCGAAGATGTGTCACAGGAGGTTTTAATAAGCATCGCAGCCAGCCTCAAGAAGTTTGAAGGCAATTCAAACGGGCAATTTTGGGAGTGGTGCTACATGATTGCGCGACGGCGGATATATGACCATATACAAAAAAGAGACCGCGACCGCCTCCTACCCATGCCCCATGACGAGATTTTAGATTTGCTGGACGCATCGGCACAGGTTGCGCCTCTGACGGCGGCTGACCGGCACGATTTGGAATACGCGCTGAATTTGCTGGATAGTTCAAAACCCGAATGCCGGGGTTATCTCTGGAATCATTATGTGATCGGATTCGATTACGGCGAGATTGCCGAGGAACAAAACCTGAATTACGATAACGTGAGAATGAAAATCGGGCGATGCTTGGAAGAAGCTAAGTCGCTCGTTTCCTAA
- a CDS encoding AAA family ATPase — protein sequence MRISRIKIQNFRGIKSGELFFPKYAVLVGDNNCGKSTVIEAIDLCLGPERLSRHPIIDEHDFYAGRYIDAEKKPVEIKIEVVVVDLSDEQAREFRNHIEWWNEADNTLLDSPPPEGTDQPSVVPALRVGFTGVYDVEEDDFTGSTYFLSPAREDGGHDFFKTSDKRRCGFLFLRTLRTGSRALSLERGSLLDIILRLQDKQLQMWEEVLEELRKLPVAEKKELGISDILSSVQAAVRSFVPSDWADNPCMRVSDLTRESLRRSLTVFMGTGAKLDDGTDHAAPFQHQGTGTINALVLALLSLIADLKQNVIFAMEEPEIAIPPHTQKRIIDSVCKKSAQAIFTSHSPYVIGEFKPSQVLVLRRDQGILSGVLADYPPTVKPKAYRTEFRSRFCEALLARRVLICEGRTEFDAMPAAARRLHELHPNDFKTLEALGIAWIDAQTDSQVAPLGEHFKKLGKIVFAVFDKQDPAQKAAIEAVIPHCFEAPEKSFEKVILNQTAEAALRRFGLALVTEGDWPPHLAAKKPTAAMPLNDLKGTLSDYLSWSKGHGTAADLLGQCTRDEMPKFILDTLSAIQNIAEPPPAPAPQAAPAPQAVEPKQQ from the coding sequence ATGAGAATTTCACGAATCAAAATCCAAAATTTTCGAGGCATAAAAAGCGGAGAATTATTTTTCCCAAAGTATGCGGTTTTGGTTGGCGACAACAATTGCGGAAAATCAACCGTGATTGAGGCTATTGACCTTTGCCTTGGCCCCGAACGACTTTCGCGCCACCCTATTATTGACGAACACGATTTTTATGCTGGCCGCTACATTGATGCAGAAAAAAAGCCGGTCGAAATTAAAATCGAAGTTGTTGTCGTAGATTTGTCCGATGAGCAAGCACGAGAATTTAGAAATCACATAGAGTGGTGGAACGAAGCAGACAACACCTTGCTGGACAGTCCGCCACCGGAAGGCACAGACCAACCAAGTGTTGTTCCGGCGCTTCGCGTTGGTTTTACTGGTGTTTATGACGTCGAAGAAGATGATTTTACAGGCAGCACCTATTTTCTGTCTCCCGCTCGTGAAGATGGGGGACATGATTTTTTCAAGACCTCCGATAAACGCCGCTGTGGGTTTCTCTTTTTAAGAACACTTCGCACTGGTTCACGAGCATTAAGTCTGGAGCGCGGCTCGCTGCTCGATATTATTCTAAGGTTGCAGGACAAGCAGCTTCAAATGTGGGAAGAAGTTTTGGAAGAACTTCGCAAACTTCCGGTTGCGGAAAAGAAGGAGCTTGGCATTAGCGATATTTTATCAAGCGTTCAGGCGGCGGTCAGGTCATTCGTGCCATCTGATTGGGCGGACAATCCATGTATGCGTGTGTCAGACCTCACTCGTGAGAGTTTGCGCCGGTCTTTGACCGTTTTCATGGGCACAGGAGCAAAACTTGATGACGGAACAGACCATGCCGCCCCATTCCAGCACCAAGGAACCGGAACGATTAATGCGCTTGTCCTCGCATTGCTTTCATTGATTGCTGACCTTAAGCAAAACGTAATCTTCGCGATGGAGGAACCAGAAATTGCAATTCCACCGCATACACAGAAGCGAATCATTGACAGCGTATGCAAGAAATCTGCCCAAGCGATTTTTACTTCACATTCGCCATATGTTATTGGGGAATTTAAGCCGTCTCAGGTGTTAGTTCTCCGGCGCGATCAAGGAATTCTTTCCGGGGTATTGGCGGACTACCCGCCAACCGTTAAACCCAAAGCATACCGCACCGAGTTTCGCAGTCGTTTCTGCGAGGCATTATTGGCGCGCCGAGTTTTAATATGTGAAGGACGAACGGAATTTGACGCGATGCCCGCAGCAGCGAGAAGATTGCATGAGCTTCACCCAAACGATTTTAAGACATTGGAAGCCCTTGGCATCGCTTGGATAGATGCACAAACAGATTCACAAGTTGCACCACTTGGGGAACACTTCAAAAAATTGGGGAAAATAGTGTTTGCCGTGTTTGATAAGCAAGACCCGGCGCAAAAAGCAGCTATTGAGGCAGTAATTCCTCATTGTTTTGAAGCACCCGAAAAATCATTTGAAAAAGTTATCTTAAATCAAACGGCAGAAGCCGCGTTACGGCGTTTTGGGCTGGCCCTTGTAACAGAGGGGGATTGGCCGCCACATCTAGCAGCCAAGAAACCAACGGCAGCAATGCCGCTGAATGATCTTAAAGGCACATTATCTGATTACCTTTCGTGGTCAAAGGGCCACGGAACTGCGGCAGACTTGCTTGGGCAATGCACTCGCGATGAAATGCCAAAGTTCATCTTGGACACACTTTCAGCGATTCAAAATATTGCCGAGCCACCACCTGCACCGGCCCCACAAGCGGCACCCGCTCCACAAGCAGTAGAGCCTAAACAGCAGTAG
- a CDS encoding restriction endonuclease — protein sequence MIDHAFTENIRQVLGEHFEGASEEIFEKSDLLQYINVKTKSANRGSKSRGSFANLYAIYVLVEDYIAKEFHKKGDYSKYAGAIFSDLLRRQRQLPFGAKLQNHALNHRMNEEFKKFFPTCKFTPIMRDASTNRYWINTNLLAVTVGGQNYNLAESIIGIIDAYIGAKRDSLNTFIEACTKLKDLMGETPDAVETYILGLLAPNVDARLFEIVSFAILKYFYHEQFVYFGFTLEEVKKEHLRLFKTGRTNANDGGIDFVMKPLGRFFQVTETLDVKKYFLDIDKLERFPISFVIKSEESIPSLRARLEQGAKEQYVVDAIVRSYMACIEEIINVPSLKECFKIAVKQSYLPAILDEIVKQSKVEFNYTEDTDPAVDDEEDEDESAPGS from the coding sequence ATGATTGATCACGCATTCACGGAGAACATACGTCAAGTCTTGGGTGAACACTTTGAGGGAGCCTCAGAGGAGATTTTTGAAAAGAGCGACCTTCTCCAATACATCAATGTAAAAACAAAATCTGCCAACCGTGGCTCGAAATCCCGTGGCAGTTTTGCGAACCTATACGCGATTTATGTCCTCGTCGAAGACTACATCGCAAAGGAATTCCACAAAAAAGGTGATTACTCCAAATACGCCGGAGCAATTTTTAGCGACCTTTTACGCAGACAACGCCAATTGCCCTTTGGGGCGAAACTCCAAAATCACGCGCTTAACCACCGCATGAATGAGGAATTCAAAAAATTCTTTCCAACGTGCAAATTTACGCCAATTATGCGGGACGCCAGCACGAACCGTTATTGGATTAACACCAATTTATTGGCGGTCACGGTAGGGGGTCAAAACTACAATCTTGCGGAATCAATCATCGGCATCATTGACGCCTATATCGGCGCAAAACGAGATTCGCTCAACACTTTCATCGAGGCTTGCACAAAGTTGAAAGACCTTATGGGCGAGACCCCTGACGCAGTCGAAACCTACATTCTTGGATTGTTGGCACCAAATGTAGATGCTCGCCTATTTGAAATTGTGAGTTTTGCTATCCTCAAGTATTTCTACCACGAACAATTCGTTTATTTTGGATTTACACTGGAAGAAGTCAAAAAGGAACATCTGCGTTTGTTCAAAACTGGCCGAACAAATGCCAATGATGGTGGCATTGACTTTGTGATGAAACCACTTGGGCGCTTCTTTCAAGTTACAGAAACTTTGGACGTAAAGAAATACTTCCTCGATATAGATAAACTTGAAAGGTTTCCGATCTCGTTCGTCATCAAGTCCGAAGAATCAATACCCTCTTTGCGAGCGCGTCTCGAACAAGGAGCAAAAGAACAATATGTTGTGGACGCAATTGTTCGTAGCTACATGGCTTGCATTGAAGAAATAATCAATGTCCCAAGTTTGAAAGAATGCTTCAAGATAGCGGTCAAACAGAGTTATCTTCCTGCTATCCTTGATGAAATTGTGAAGCAGAGCAAAGTCGAATTCAATTACACCGAGGACACAGACCCTGCCGTTGACGACGAGGAAGACGAAGACGAGTCTGCGCCCGGAAGCTAG
- a CDS encoding UvrD-helicase domain-containing protein: MIALNPEKQRLLDTNGHILALGGPGSGKTFIALVKAEHELRSAKLLRGQRILFLGFARATIAQVAQQAGTLVSSSHRDSLEMNTYHGFEWNILRSHAYLLKTGKPLRLLPPPEAASRLAEIDTAARPAEKRRLFLEDGLLHFDLFASVAGELLSKSKALARIICDAYPIIILDEFQDTNSDEWQLIQILGKKSRLIALADAEQRIYEFRGADPKRIGEFIKTFAPTQFDFASENNRSNGTDIAVFGNDLLSGANKTKTYNDVSVLKYQLRKGIAFHLDIKLSILKACQRLQKSGKTVWSLAVLVPTKQLMLDVSDYLSQEQLFDGGKKLPVLSHEVALESTAPSLAAVLIAGLLESCPTSAELAQRIVISLCEHIRGRKGDKPVAQGELKLVGALGDYVGTGVIRGSARTLVVDECKRIATERINLTMSGDPWEDWLAVRQLLGNSAAASIVQIAEDAKYLRLLHKGAILRSKLSELWRKNGDYSGAAALVREALLQEHFSASTRKWTGIHVMTIHKSKGKEFDEVIVYEGSHQGRIVRQNASDKDIAQARLVLRVAVTRAMSRATVLTPKRDPCVFL, translated from the coding sequence GTGATTGCATTGAATCCCGAAAAGCAACGGCTACTTGATACCAACGGTCATATTCTAGCCCTGGGCGGGCCGGGTTCTGGCAAAACATTCATTGCGCTAGTTAAAGCGGAACATGAACTACGTTCGGCAAAACTTTTGCGTGGGCAACGGATTCTTTTTCTTGGTTTCGCTCGTGCTACGATAGCACAGGTTGCACAGCAAGCCGGAACTCTGGTCTCAAGCTCTCACCGGGATTCGCTTGAGATGAATACTTATCACGGCTTTGAATGGAATATCCTACGCAGTCATGCCTATTTGCTCAAAACCGGAAAGCCGTTGCGCCTACTTCCGCCACCTGAAGCGGCATCGCGCCTCGCGGAAATTGATACCGCCGCAAGACCAGCAGAAAAGCGGCGTCTTTTTCTCGAAGATGGATTGTTACATTTTGATCTTTTTGCATCAGTAGCAGGCGAATTGCTTTCCAAGAGCAAGGCACTAGCACGAATCATTTGCGATGCTTATCCCATCATCATACTCGATGAGTTTCAAGACACGAACTCAGACGAGTGGCAGTTGATTCAAATATTGGGCAAAAAAAGTCGGCTGATCGCATTGGCGGATGCAGAACAGAGGATTTATGAATTTCGGGGAGCCGATCCGAAACGCATTGGAGAGTTCATTAAGACTTTTGCGCCAACACAATTTGATTTCGCTTCGGAAAACAATCGCAGCAACGGCACTGACATTGCAGTATTCGGAAACGATTTGTTAAGCGGAGCTAACAAAACGAAAACGTATAACGATGTATCGGTGCTTAAATATCAATTGCGAAAGGGAATTGCATTCCATCTTGATATAAAGCTTTCAATTCTTAAGGCGTGTCAACGGCTTCAAAAATCTGGAAAGACTGTTTGGTCACTTGCGGTGCTTGTGCCAACAAAGCAGTTAATGCTCGATGTTTCTGATTACTTGTCGCAAGAACAACTTTTTGATGGAGGCAAAAAACTGCCGGTTCTTTCGCACGAAGTGGCGCTTGAATCAACAGCACCATCGCTTGCGGCGGTTCTCATCGCCGGACTTTTGGAGAGTTGTCCAACATCTGCGGAATTGGCCCAGCGTATTGTCATTAGCCTCTGCGAACACATCCGGGGGCGCAAAGGTGATAAGCCAGTCGCGCAAGGTGAATTGAAACTTGTCGGGGCATTAGGGGACTACGTTGGAACAGGTGTAATAAGAGGTTCGGCGCGAACACTTGTAGTTGATGAGTGCAAACGTATCGCTACGGAGCGAATTAATTTAACTATGTCAGGCGACCCTTGGGAGGATTGGCTTGCTGTGCGCCAGTTGCTTGGAAACTCCGCTGCGGCATCCATTGTGCAAATTGCAGAAGATGCAAAATACCTCAGATTGCTCCACAAAGGGGCCATCCTTAGATCAAAGCTCAGTGAACTTTGGAGAAAAAATGGGGATTACTCTGGTGCTGCCGCTTTGGTTCGTGAGGCATTGCTGCAAGAGCATTTCTCGGCTTCAACAAGGAAATGGACGGGTATTCATGTAATGACAATTCATAAATCGAAAGGAAAGGAATTCGATGAAGTAATTGTATATGAGGGCAGTCATCAAGGCCGGATAGTCCGCCAGAATGCCTCAGACAAGGATATTGCTCAGGCTCGTTTGGTTCTGCGCGTAGCAGTCACGCGAGCTATGAGCCGTGCAACAGTATTGACTCCTAAACGTGATCCTTGCGTATTTCTATGA
- a CDS encoding tyrosine-type recombinase/integrase, producing MKTKYTMFRRGEMFYMQDSATGKQTSLHTKDETEAKSLLEARNAAQRQPVLNLHLARAYLTASDPAFVERTWSVVMEQMQSRGKESSRERYASVFKSACYDGLRNKKLMETTADDFFAVFKQNKVAINEFLKRLHNFAVHLGWIAIPIVAPYLWPKYEPKDRRGITAAEQESILAHEKKAEWKLYLELLWETGAAQSDAVNFKAEDIDWQSRTISYFRMKTGSLAQFTISKKLETVLSHLPTTGVLFPHLSKFSANDRASRFRRRCHKAGVTGVTLHCYRYAWAERAKVVGMPERFAQAALGHNSKAIHRAYAKKAQIIAPSLEEYEARAATAKQQQAVAA from the coding sequence ATGAAAACGAAATACACGATGTTCCGGCGCGGCGAAATGTTTTACATGCAGGACAGCGCGACCGGCAAACAGACCAGCCTACACACCAAGGACGAAACCGAGGCCAAGAGCCTATTGGAAGCCCGCAACGCAGCGCAGCGGCAGCCTGTGCTAAACTTGCACCTTGCCCGCGCCTATTTGACCGCCAGCGACCCCGCCTTTGTGGAACGCACTTGGAGCGTGGTCATGGAACAGATGCAGTCCAGAGGCAAAGAGAGCAGCCGCGAGCGTTACGCCAGCGTGTTCAAGTCCGCCTGCTATGACGGCTTGCGGAACAAGAAATTGATGGAAACCACCGCCGACGATTTCTTTGCCGTGTTCAAACAAAACAAAGTTGCCATTAACGAGTTTTTGAAACGGCTGCATAACTTCGCCGTGCATCTTGGCTGGATTGCCATTCCAATTGTCGCGCCCTACCTTTGGCCGAAATACGAGCCGAAAGACCGGCGCGGCATCACGGCAGCGGAACAGGAAAGCATCCTTGCCCATGAGAAAAAAGCCGAGTGGAAACTTTACCTTGAATTGCTTTGGGAAACCGGCGCGGCGCAGAGCGACGCGGTTAATTTCAAGGCGGAGGACATTGACTGGCAGAGCCGGACAATCTCTTATTTCCGCATGAAAACCGGCTCGCTGGCGCAGTTCACCATCAGCAAGAAACTCGAAACCGTGTTGAGCCACTTGCCGACGACCGGCGTTTTATTCCCGCACCTGTCCAAGTTTTCGGCCAACGACCGCGCCAGCCGTTTCCGCCGTCGTTGCCACAAGGCGGGCGTGACGGGCGTAACCCTGCATTGTTACCGCTACGCATGGGCGGAGCGGGCAAAGGTTGTCGGGATGCCGGAGCGTTTTGCCCAGGCTGCGCTTGGGCATAACAGCAAGGCGATTCACCGCGCCTACGCGAAGAAAGCCCAAATCATCGCGCCGAGCCTTGAGGAATACGAAGCGAGGGCAGCGACAGCGAAACAACAACAGGCAGTTGCGGCGTGA
- a CDS encoding exodeoxyribonuclease III, whose protein sequence is MKIISWNVNGIRAVLRKNFLEYLAGEAPDILCLQETKATADDVEQLWPSTYTTYWNSAQKKGYAGTAIFTLHRPLKVTLGIGVDEHDAEGRVLTAEYPDFYLVNVYVPNSKRDLARLPYRQKWDVDFLKYLKKLERKKPVIFCGDLNVAHTEIDLTHPKPNVRNHGFTIEERTGFSAFVEAGFLDTFRQFEPGGGHYTWWSQMSNARARNVGWRIDYFLMSKSLKPRLKRAFIHPHILGSDHCPVGIELE, encoded by the coding sequence GTGAAAATTATTTCGTGGAACGTCAATGGCATCCGCGCGGTGTTGCGGAAGAACTTTTTGGAATACTTAGCCGGGGAAGCGCCGGACATTTTATGCCTGCAAGAGACCAAGGCGACCGCCGACGATGTCGAACAGCTTTGGCCTTCGACCTATACGACTTATTGGAATAGCGCGCAGAAAAAAGGTTATGCGGGCACGGCGATTTTCACGCTGCATCGGCCGCTCAAGGTGACGCTGGGCATCGGCGTGGATGAACACGATGCCGAGGGCCGCGTGCTCACGGCGGAGTATCCTGATTTTTATCTGGTGAATGTTTATGTGCCGAATTCCAAGCGCGACCTGGCGCGGCTGCCGTATCGCCAGAAATGGGACGTGGATTTTTTGAAGTATTTGAAAAAGCTGGAGCGCAAGAAGCCGGTGATTTTTTGCGGCGACTTGAATGTGGCGCACACGGAGATTGATCTGACGCATCCGAAACCGAATGTGCGCAACCACGGTTTCACCATCGAGGAGCGCACGGGATTTTCGGCATTTGTGGAGGCGGGTTTTCTGGACACGTTCCGGCAATTTGAACCGGGCGGCGGCCATTACACGTGGTGGAGTCAGATGTCGAATGCCCGCGCGCGGAATGTCGGCTGGCGGATTGATTATTTTCTCATGTCGAAATCGCTCAAGCCGCGGTTGAAGCGGGCGTTTATTCATCCGCATATTTTAGGGTCGGATCATTGCCCGGTGGGCATTGAGCTTGAGTAA
- the infC gene encoding translation initiation factor IF-3, with protein MSRPFAPRSSSSSASFVRVNGKIRAREVRVIGVDGKQLGIIGLGDAINLARQNGVDLVEIAATATPPVCRLVDFGKFRYEQAKKDKESKKHQHANKVKEIQLSPKIDPHDLGVKLSHAIDFLCEEMKVKIVLKFRGREMAHTEFGFQLIEKFLKDVTPYGHPDSTPKLIGRAINVMLSPLPRNKRAKNPNEKPHQGPGDADTDEDDGDDDSEENHKPAPKKSSSPAAANSAANPADIQSEATEATEGAAPAQPA; from the coding sequence TTGAGTCGCCCTTTTGCACCACGCTCTTCTTCTTCTTCCGCTTCCTTTGTCAGGGTCAACGGGAAAATCCGCGCACGTGAAGTCCGGGTCATCGGAGTGGATGGAAAACAACTCGGCATCATCGGCCTCGGTGATGCCATCAACCTCGCGCGCCAGAACGGCGTGGACCTGGTTGAAATCGCCGCGACCGCCACGCCGCCGGTGTGCCGCCTCGTTGATTTCGGCAAGTTCCGCTACGAACAGGCCAAAAAGGACAAGGAATCCAAGAAGCATCAGCACGCCAATAAGGTCAAGGAAATCCAGCTTAGTCCCAAGATTGACCCGCATGACCTCGGCGTGAAGTTGAGCCACGCGATTGATTTCCTTTGCGAAGAGATGAAGGTCAAGATCGTCCTGAAATTCCGCGGCCGCGAAATGGCCCACACCGAATTCGGCTTTCAACTCATCGAAAAATTTCTCAAAGACGTGACCCCTTACGGTCACCCCGATTCCACGCCCAAACTCATTGGCCGCGCGATCAACGTCATGTTGAGCCCGCTGCCGCGCAACAAGCGGGCGAAGAATCCCAACGAAAAACCGCATCAAGGTCCCGGCGACGCCGACACTGACGAAGATGACGGCGATGACGACAGCGAGGAGAATCACAAACCCGCGCCCAAAAAATCTTCCTCACCCGCCGCGGCAAACTCCGCTGCGAATCCGGCCGACATCCAATCCGAAGCCACCGAAGCCACCGAAGGCGCCGCCCCCGCGCAACCGGCCTAA
- a CDS encoding site-specific integrase — protein MKRRRRCGYLKAADLPEFLQKLETYDGTMDGALQTKLALRLLLLTFVRTTELRAAEWPEIDFNKAEWRIPAERMKMKELHIVPLSRQAVAVLRELQKHTGNRQYIFPNQHNPVSFMSENTMLYALYRMGYHSRTTGHGFRSTASTILNENGFMPDVIERQLAHGERNKVRAAYNHAQYLPERRKMMQWWADYIDGITPKSKRRR, from the coding sequence ATAAAGCGGCGGCGTCGCTGCGGATACCTGAAAGCCGCCGATCTGCCGGAATTTCTGCAAAAGCTGGAAACCTATGACGGCACTATGGACGGCGCTTTACAAACCAAGCTGGCCCTTCGCTTGTTGCTGCTCACTTTCGTCCGCACAACGGAATTACGGGCGGCAGAATGGCCTGAAATAGATTTTAACAAGGCCGAGTGGCGGATTCCAGCCGAGCGGATGAAAATGAAGGAACTGCATATTGTGCCGCTTTCGCGTCAGGCCGTGGCCGTGCTGCGGGAATTGCAAAAGCACACCGGCAATCGGCAATATATTTTCCCAAACCAGCACAATCCCGTTTCCTTCATGAGCGAAAACACCATGCTTTATGCGCTTTATCGGATGGGCTATCACTCGCGGACAACCGGCCACGGTTTCCGCTCCACGGCCAGCACCATTTTGAATGAAAATGGCTTTATGCCGGACGTGATTGAGCGCCAGCTTGCCCACGGCGAGCGCAACAAGGTCCGCGCCGCCTACAATCACGCTCAATATCTGCCGGAACGCCGGAAGATGATGCAATGGTGGGCTGATTATATTGATGGCATAACACCGAAATCCAAGCGGCGGCGTTAA
- the yhdJ gene encoding adenine-specific DNA-methyltransferase, protein MTVFENSEHKIIWGNALDALNERVPDGTVDLIFADPPYNIGKNFNGHKDSWPTDEEYLDWCYKWIDLCIRKLKPSGSFYLMASTQCMPFFDMYFRQRMTVLSRIVWFYDSSGVQARKFFGSLYEPILYCVKDPKNYTFNSKDILVEAKTGAKRKLIDYRKPVPTPYNTEKVPGNVWELPRVRYRMDEYEEHPTQKPVALLERIIKASSNSGDLVLDPFSGTFTTSYTAKKLGRKSIGIELQEPYVKIGLRRLGIQDHLNGVPIIRPDKAYTRKNGAKKRPEEESLLLNL, encoded by the coding sequence ATGACGGTTTTTGAGAACAGCGAACATAAAATTATTTGGGGCAACGCGCTTGATGCCCTAAACGAACGTGTGCCTGACGGCACCGTGGACCTCATTTTTGCAGACCCTCCTTACAATATCGGGAAAAATTTCAACGGTCACAAAGACAGTTGGCCAACCGATGAAGAATATCTGGATTGGTGCTACAAATGGATTGACCTTTGCATTCGGAAACTGAAGCCCAGCGGCAGCTTTTATTTGATGGCATCAACTCAATGTATGCCATTTTTTGACATGTATTTCCGTCAGCGGATGACCGTCCTGTCTCGCATCGTTTGGTTTTATGACAGCTCAGGAGTTCAGGCGCGTAAATTTTTTGGCTCCCTTTACGAACCGATTCTATACTGCGTTAAAGACCCTAAAAATTACACATTTAACTCCAAAGATATTTTAGTTGAAGCCAAGACCGGCGCGAAGCGAAAGCTAATTGATTACCGCAAGCCTGTGCCTACGCCCTATAATACTGAAAAAGTTCCGGGCAATGTCTGGGAATTACCTCGTGTCCGCTACCGGATGGATGAATACGAAGAACACCCAACCCAAAAACCAGTCGCATTGCTTGAACGGATTATCAAGGCAAGCTCCAATTCTGGCGATTTGGTTCTTGACCCATTCTCGGGGACTTTTACAACAAGCTACACTGCAAAAAAACTTGGACGGAAATCCATTGGTATAGAATTGCAGGAACCTTATGTAAAAATCGGTTTGCGTAGGCTTGGCATTCAAGACCATTTGAATGGAGTCCCAATCATTCGCCCGGATAAGGCTTATACGCGCAAAAACGGTGCAAAAAAGAGGCCAGAAGAAGAAAGTTTATTGTTGAATCTATGA